One Miscanthus floridulus cultivar M001 chromosome 11, ASM1932011v1, whole genome shotgun sequence DNA window includes the following coding sequences:
- the LOC136492539 gene encoding protein FAR1-RELATED SEQUENCE 5-like: MMWNDGDSQQQQELQQPGNNALSEAIIVDYLKPMVGMMFDTLTDVEKFYKSYAYEAGFSVRVGQYKKQNNEILFERYYYSREGYRKENVKNVIDESRKKRKTHNVMETRCGCEAHIVVKLGSDKKYQIASMVEEHSHGFVSPDKRHLLRSNRNVSERAKSTLFSCHKASIGTS; the protein is encoded by the coding sequence ATGATGTGGAACGATGGCGATAGCCAACAGCAACAAGAGCTACAACAGCCAGGGAACAACGCCCTCTCTGAAGCCATCATCGTTGATTATTTGAAGCCTATGGTTGGAATGATGTTTGATACACTTACAGATGTGGAGAAATTTTACAAATCGTATGCATATGAAGCTGGTTTCTCTGTCCGTGTTGGTCAGTATAAGAAGCAAAATAATGAAATATTATTCGAGCGTTATTATTATTCAAGGGAAGGGTACAGAAAGGAGAATGTCAAAAATGTTATTGATGAATCCAGAAAAAAGAGAAAGACGCATAATGTGATGGAAACCAGATGTGGTTGTGAGGCACATATTGTTGTCAAGCTTGGCAGTGACAAGAAGTATCAGATAGCTTCAATGGTAGAGGAGCACAGCCATGGTTTTGTGTCACCAGATAAGAGGCATTTGCTAAGATCCAACCGTAATGTTAGTGAGAGGGCAAAGAGTACCTTGTTCAGTTGTCATAAGGCTAGCATAGGCACCTCATAG